In Pseudomonadota bacterium, the sequence CCGCAGCCACAGGCTCCCGCCGGCATTGCTCAGACACACCGGCATGTGCGCCGCCAGGAAGTCGCGCTGGGTCTGTCCGAGGTAGTGCGCGAACAGCATGATCTCGAAGTCGCGGTTGTACTGAAGGAACGCGCGTAGCATGTACACCTCGTTCCATCCGCGGCCCTGTTTAATCCAGAGATCCGGGTACTCGAACGGATAGAAGATGTCGTGGAAGTGCACGTACACACCCGACGGCAGGCGCGGCAGGATCTCGAAGAGGATCCAGTTCACGTCGCTGCCGAACGCGACCACGTGGCTCGAGTCCACGAACAGCACGTCACCACGCTTAACCTCGGCAAACACCGAAAGCGGCACGTCTTGGACGAGCTTCTCGTGAAGGCGCGTGCGTGCACGATCCTCGGGCCGCAACAGCGACAAGAGACGCTGGGCGTTCGGCTCGATGAAGGTCATCTGGGTGCGACCGTGCAGAAACAGATCGTTCACGTCGAGCGCCAGCGCCGAGGAGTAGCCCGATCCGATTTCCACGAAGCGGCGTGGCCGCAGGTGACGCAGCAGGCTGTAGAGGAAGATCCCGTCGGCGTACGAAAAGAAGTCGTTCTCGAAGTAGTAGCGAAGCCCGGTCGCTGCCTGCGCCGAAAACGGCTGGTCCGCGTAGTAGGGCCGCAGAGTGCGCAGCAGCGCCTGCTGCGACCTCGCGTTAAGCTCCACGCCCGGCACCTCGGCGGAACGGC encodes:
- a CDS encoding class I SAM-dependent methyltransferase translates to MNLIHRGRRTWRYMKTRLSLQARRSAEVPGVELNARSQQALLRTLRPYYADQPFSAQAATGLRYYFENDFFSYADGIFLYSLLRHLRPRRFVEIGSGYSSALALDVNDLFLHGRTQMTFIEPNAQRLLSLLRPEDRARTRLHEKLVQDVPLSVFAEVKRGDVLFVDSSHVVAFGSDVNWILFEILPRLPSGVYVHFHDIFYPFEYPDLWIKQGRGWNEVYMLRAFLQYNRDFEIMLFAHYLGQTQRDFLAAHMPVCLSNAGGSLWLRRI